One Algibacter sp. L3A6 genomic region harbors:
- a CDS encoding TonB-dependent receptor plug domain-containing protein, which translates to MKSFYIIFFILFTCVSFAQNVKVLNKTTQEPIFGVAIYNVDKSKSEITNFRGEASLSEFDEGEVIYFKHLSHVLKQTTKLIMGSRNKIYLESNTEGLQEIVISASKFQQNKRDIPQKIVSLNSKNIQFTNPQTSADLLETTGQVYVQKSQMGGGSPMIRGFSTNRLLITVDGVRMNNAIFRGGNLQNVIAIDPFSIQNTEVTLGAGSVIYGSDAVGGVMSFYTQKPQLSYTDSLLVKSNVVARYASASNEKTGHFDLNLGYKNWGFVTSASFTDFGDLKMGKNGPDDYLRPEYVVVTAEGDIVQENNDPLVQKYSGYNQLNLMQKVRYEPLENLSFDLGLFYTTSSNIPRYDRLIRYRSGTLRSAEWNYGPQNWFMSNLQVTKLSSNSNLYDKIKATVAYQNFEESRMDRDFQSSIRSIREEAVDAYSFNLDLEKTLDSKTQFFYGFEYVYNKVTSDGEDENLETNTLEPTVSRYPNGATWQSAAVYSSIKYKPNTKFVFQSGLRFNHVVSEADFTENNVYLNLPFTASNNEAGALTGTAGVSWTPNKIMQWKLNASSAFRAPNIDDIGKVFDSEPGSVVVPNDNLKPEYAYGGEVGLKLNFNESLILDLNTYYTYLDNALVRRDYSLNGETEIMYDGELSNVQAIQNASKAWIYGFEVGLKYKLSKQLELTSQYNIIGGTEEDEGIEVPIRHVAPYFGNTHITWTKNKLKVDAFANYNNELSFNQLAPSEIEKDYIYALDADGNPYSPAWYTLNLRTQYQWRKSTSISASVENITNRRYKTYSSGIAAAGINVILALKYSL; encoded by the coding sequence ATGAAGTCTTTTTACATCATATTTTTCATTCTATTTACCTGTGTAAGCTTTGCTCAAAACGTAAAAGTGCTCAACAAAACTACGCAAGAACCTATTTTTGGTGTCGCTATATATAATGTTGATAAATCTAAATCTGAGATTACAAATTTTAGAGGCGAAGCTTCTTTAAGTGAGTTCGATGAAGGTGAAGTTATTTATTTTAAACACTTATCACATGTTTTAAAACAAACTACTAAGCTTATCATGGGTTCTAGAAACAAAATATATCTAGAATCTAACACCGAAGGCCTTCAGGAAATTGTAATATCAGCTTCAAAATTTCAGCAAAACAAAAGAGATATTCCTCAAAAAATAGTAAGTCTAAACAGTAAAAATATACAGTTTACTAATCCGCAAACAAGTGCCGATTTATTAGAAACTACAGGCCAAGTTTACGTACAAAAAAGTCAAATGGGAGGTGGTAGTCCAATGATACGTGGGTTTTCAACCAATAGATTACTTATCACGGTAGATGGCGTGCGCATGAATAATGCCATTTTTAGAGGAGGAAACCTTCAAAATGTAATAGCTATCGACCCATTTTCAATTCAAAATACCGAGGTAACACTTGGTGCAGGTTCGGTAATTTATGGTAGTGATGCCGTTGGTGGTGTTATGAGTTTCTATACGCAAAAACCGCAATTGTCTTATACAGATTCGCTTTTAGTAAAATCGAATGTTGTAGCGAGATATGCCTCTGCAAGTAACGAAAAAACAGGGCATTTCGATTTGAATTTAGGTTACAAAAATTGGGGTTTTGTTACTAGTGCGAGTTTTACCGATTTTGGAGATTTAAAAATGGGAAAAAATGGACCTGATGATTATTTAAGACCCGAATATGTTGTAGTCACTGCAGAAGGAGATATTGTTCAAGAAAACAACGATCCTTTGGTTCAAAAATATTCTGGTTACAATCAGCTTAATTTAATGCAAAAAGTGAGGTATGAGCCTTTAGAAAATTTAAGTTTCGATTTAGGTTTGTTTTACACCACATCATCCAATATTCCAAGATACGATCGTTTAATCAGGTATCGTAGTGGTACGCTGCGTTCTGCAGAATGGAATTATGGTCCACAAAACTGGTTTATGTCTAATTTACAGGTTACTAAATTAAGCAGTAATTCGAATTTGTATGATAAAATTAAAGCAACCGTAGCTTATCAGAATTTTGAAGAAAGCAGAATGGATCGTGATTTTCAATCGTCTATCAGGAGTATTCGAGAAGAGGCTGTAGATGCTTACTCCTTTAATTTAGATTTAGAAAAAACTTTAGATTCCAAAACACAATTTTTTTATGGTTTTGAGTACGTTTATAATAAAGTAACTTCTGATGGAGAGGATGAGAATCTCGAGACTAATACATTAGAACCAACTGTTTCGCGTTACCCAAATGGTGCTACTTGGCAATCTGCTGCTGTGTATTCAAGTATAAAATATAAGCCGAATACTAAATTTGTATTTCAGTCAGGTTTACGTTTTAACCATGTGGTTTCTGAGGCCGATTTTACCGAGAATAATGTCTATTTAAATTTACCTTTTACGGCTTCTAATAACGAAGCAGGTGCACTTACCGGAACGGCTGGAGTGAGTTGGACTCCAAACAAGATCATGCAATGGAAATTAAATGCATCGTCTGCTTTTAGAGCTCCAAATATTGATGATATTGGTAAGGTTTTCGATTCTGAACCAGGATCTGTTGTAGTGCCTAATGATAATTTAAAGCCTGAATATGCTTATGGTGGTGAAGTGGGACTGAAGTTGAATTTTAACGAAAGCCTTATTTTAGATTTAAACACGTATTACACGTATCTGGATAACGCATTAGTGCGTCGCGATTATAGTTTAAATGGTGAAACTGAAATTATGTACGATGGTGAGTTAAGTAACGTACAAGCTATTCAAAATGCATCTAAAGCTTGGATTTACGGGTTTGAAGTTGGGTTGAAGTATAAACTATCTAAACAACTTGAGCTTACCTCGCAATACAACATTATAGGTGGTACAGAAGAAGATGAAGGCATTGAAGTTCCAATTAGGCATGTTGCACCATATTTTGGAAACACACACATTACATGGACTAAAAACAAGTTGAAAGTTGATGCTTTTGCAAATTATAATAACGAATTATCTTTTAATCAATTAGCGCCTTCGGAAATTGAAAAAGATTATATCTATGCTTTAGATGCTGATGGCAATCCGTATTCGCCAGCGTGGTATACGCTTAATTTAAGAACGCAATACCAATGGCGCAAATCAACATCAATTTCCGCAAGTGTAGAAAACATAACCAACCGGCGTTACAAAACCTATTCATCTGGAATTGCAGCCGCTGGAATAAATGTTATTTTGGCGTTAAAGTATAGCTTGTAA